A region of Solanum dulcamara chromosome 7, daSolDulc1.2, whole genome shotgun sequence DNA encodes the following proteins:
- the LOC129893826 gene encoding oligouridylate-binding protein 1B-like isoform X1, protein MLNQRLKQEQQQALMQQALLQQQSLYHPGLIAAPQIPSGNLPPGFDPSTCRSVYIGNVHPQVSETLLHELFSCTGLVEGCKLVRKDKSSYGFVHYYDRRSAELAIVTQNGRHLFGQPIKVNWAYASGQREDTSSHFNVFVGDLSPEVTDAMLFACFSVYPSCSSDARVMWDQQTGRSRGFGFVSFRNQQDAQSAINDLTGKWLGSRQIRCNWATKGANSNDEQGSEARSVVELTNGSSEDGKDPANSDAPENNPQYTTVYVGNLAPEATQLDLHRHFYTIGAGVIEEVRVQRDKGFGFVRYNTHDEAALAIQMGNAQSILCGRQIKCSWGNKPTPPGTASNPLPPPASAPLGLTATDLLTYERQLAMSKMAGVHALMQPQGQHPLKQASMGMGASGASQAIYDGGFQNLAAQQLMYYQ, encoded by the exons ATGCTGAATCAGAGGCTAAAACAAGAACAGCAACAAGCCTTGATGCAGCAAGCTCTTCTTCAACAACAGTCCCTCTATCACCCTGGCTTAATAGCAGCTCCTCAG ATACCAAGTGGAAATCTACCTCCTGGGTTTGATCCAAGTACATGCCGCAGCGT GTATATTGGGAATGTTCACCCTCAGGTGTCTGAAACTCTTCTTCATGAACTTTTTTCATGTACTGGTCTGGTTGAAGGGTGCAAACTTGTAAGAAAGGACAAG TCATCTTATGGTTTTGTTCATTACTATGACCGTAGATCTGCTGAACTCGCAATAGTTACTCAAAATGGAAGGCACCT GTTTGGGCAGCCTATTAAAGTTAACTGGGCATATGCTAGTGGACAGAGAGAGGATACTTCAA gtCACTTTAATGTATTTGTTGGCGATCTGAGCCCAGAAGTTACTGATGCCATGTTGTTTGCTTGCTTCTCTGTTTACCCTAGTTGCTC TAGTGATGCTAGGGTAATGTGGGATCAGCAGACTGGGCGTTCTAGGGGTTTTGGATTTGTTTCTTTCCGGAACCAACAG GATGCCCAAAGTGCAATCAATGATTTAACCG GGAAATGGCTTGGTAGTAGACAGATACGTTGTAACTGGGCTACAAAAGGTGCTAATTCTAATGATGAGCAGGGTTCAGAAGCCAGAAGTGTCGTGGAATTAACTAATGGATCATCAG AAGATGGTAAAGATCCAGCAAACAGTGATGCTCCTGAAAACAACCCACAATATACAACTGTTTATGTGGGTAATCTTGCTCCCGAG GCGACACAACTCGATCTCCATCGCCACTTTTATACCATTGGTGCAGGAGTTATAGAAGAAGTTCGGGTTCAACGTGATAAAGGATTTGGTTTTGTAAGATACAACACTCATGATGAGGCAGCTTTGGCAATTCAAATGGGAAATGCCCAATCAATTCTGTGTGGGAGACAGATCAAG TGTTCTTGGGGTAACAAACCAACACCACCTGGAACTGCCTCGAATCCTCTTCCACCACCGGCCTCTGCGCCATTAGGCCTCACTGCCACCGATCTTTTGACTTATGAACGACAGCTAGCTATGAGCAAGATGGCTGGTGTTCATGCCCTCATGCAACCTCAGGGTCAACATCCTCTGAAGCAAGCATCAATGGGAATGGGTGCTTCTGGAGCAAGCCAGGCTATTTATGACGGTGGTTTCCAGAATCTTGCTGCTCAGCAGCTCATGTATTATCAGTGA
- the LOC129893826 gene encoding oligouridylate-binding protein 1B-like isoform X2, translating into MLNQRLKQEQQQALMQQALLQQQSLYHPGLIAAPQIPSGNLPPGFDPSTCRSVYIGNVHPQVSETLLHELFSCTGLVEGCKLVRKDKSSYGFVHYYDRRSAELAIVTQNGRHLFGQPIKVNWAYASGQREDTSSHFNVFVGDLSPEVTDAMLFACFSVYPSCSDARVMWDQQTGRSRGFGFVSFRNQQDAQSAINDLTGKWLGSRQIRCNWATKGANSNDEQGSEARSVVELTNGSSEDGKDPANSDAPENNPQYTTVYVGNLAPEATQLDLHRHFYTIGAGVIEEVRVQRDKGFGFVRYNTHDEAALAIQMGNAQSILCGRQIKCSWGNKPTPPGTASNPLPPPASAPLGLTATDLLTYERQLAMSKMAGVHALMQPQGQHPLKQASMGMGASGASQAIYDGGFQNLAAQQLMYYQ; encoded by the exons ATGCTGAATCAGAGGCTAAAACAAGAACAGCAACAAGCCTTGATGCAGCAAGCTCTTCTTCAACAACAGTCCCTCTATCACCCTGGCTTAATAGCAGCTCCTCAG ATACCAAGTGGAAATCTACCTCCTGGGTTTGATCCAAGTACATGCCGCAGCGT GTATATTGGGAATGTTCACCCTCAGGTGTCTGAAACTCTTCTTCATGAACTTTTTTCATGTACTGGTCTGGTTGAAGGGTGCAAACTTGTAAGAAAGGACAAG TCATCTTATGGTTTTGTTCATTACTATGACCGTAGATCTGCTGAACTCGCAATAGTTACTCAAAATGGAAGGCACCT GTTTGGGCAGCCTATTAAAGTTAACTGGGCATATGCTAGTGGACAGAGAGAGGATACTTCAA gtCACTTTAATGTATTTGTTGGCGATCTGAGCCCAGAAGTTACTGATGCCATGTTGTTTGCTTGCTTCTCTGTTTACCCTAGTTGCTC TGATGCTAGGGTAATGTGGGATCAGCAGACTGGGCGTTCTAGGGGTTTTGGATTTGTTTCTTTCCGGAACCAACAG GATGCCCAAAGTGCAATCAATGATTTAACCG GGAAATGGCTTGGTAGTAGACAGATACGTTGTAACTGGGCTACAAAAGGTGCTAATTCTAATGATGAGCAGGGTTCAGAAGCCAGAAGTGTCGTGGAATTAACTAATGGATCATCAG AAGATGGTAAAGATCCAGCAAACAGTGATGCTCCTGAAAACAACCCACAATATACAACTGTTTATGTGGGTAATCTTGCTCCCGAG GCGACACAACTCGATCTCCATCGCCACTTTTATACCATTGGTGCAGGAGTTATAGAAGAAGTTCGGGTTCAACGTGATAAAGGATTTGGTTTTGTAAGATACAACACTCATGATGAGGCAGCTTTGGCAATTCAAATGGGAAATGCCCAATCAATTCTGTGTGGGAGACAGATCAAG TGTTCTTGGGGTAACAAACCAACACCACCTGGAACTGCCTCGAATCCTCTTCCACCACCGGCCTCTGCGCCATTAGGCCTCACTGCCACCGATCTTTTGACTTATGAACGACAGCTAGCTATGAGCAAGATGGCTGGTGTTCATGCCCTCATGCAACCTCAGGGTCAACATCCTCTGAAGCAAGCATCAATGGGAATGGGTGCTTCTGGAGCAAGCCAGGCTATTTATGACGGTGGTTTCCAGAATCTTGCTGCTCAGCAGCTCATGTATTATCAGTGA
- the LOC129893827 gene encoding peroxisomal (S)-2-hydroxyacid oxidase GLO4-like, whose product MAGEPVNVNEFQELAGRALPKMYYDYYTGGAEDQHTLKENVEAFCRITIRPRVLVDVSRIDMSTTILGHKTSAPIMIAPTAMHKLAHHEGEVATARGAAACDVIMGLSYMSTCTVEEVASSCNAVRFFQIYVYKRRDITALMVHRAEKNGFRAIILTADTPRLGRREADIKNKMVAPQLKNFEGLISTEYVSDKGSNIEAFAAGTFDASLCWKDIAWLKSITKLPILIKGVLTSEDAIKAIEAGVAGIIVSNHGARQLDYAPATISVLEEVVHAVQGKVPVYFDGGVRRGTDIFKALALGAKAVLIGRAVVYGLAAKGERGVKQVIQMLKNELELTMALSGCCSVDDITRSHVKTEKERLICRM is encoded by the exons ATGGCAGGGGAACCAGTTAATGTGAATGAATTCCAGGAGCTTGCTGGACGAGCCCTTCCGAAGATGTACTATGACTACTATACTGGAGGAGCTGAGGACCAGCACACCCTTAAAGAAAATGTAGAAGCATTTTGTAGAATCAC TATTCGGCCTAGAGTACTTGTTGATGTGAGCAGAATAGACATGTCAACTACTATACTAGGTCACAAGACGTCAGCTCCTATTATGATTGCCCCAACGGCCATGCATAAATTGGCACATCACGAAG GAGAAGTTGCAACAGCGAGAGGAGCTGCAGCATGTGATGTTATTATG GGACTGTCATACATGTCAACCTGCACAGTGGAGGAGGTTGCTTCCAGCTGCAATGCTGTTCGCTTTTTCCAAATATAC GTTTACAAAAGAAGGGATATAACAGCACTTATGGTACATAGAGCTGAGAAGAACGGGTTTAGGGCTATTATTCTTACAGCTGATACTCCGAGGCTTGGTAGAAGGGAGGCAGATATAAAGAATAA GATGGTTGCACCTCAGTTGAAGAACTTCGAAGGTCTTATATCAACTGAATATGTTTCT GACAAGGGCTCAAATATTGAAGCCTTTGCTGCTGGAACTTTTGATGCTTCTCTTTGTTGGAAG GATATAGCATGGTTAAAATCAATTACTAAATTGCCGATTCTGATTAAGGGCGTTCTGACTTCTGAAGATG CCATAAAAGCGATTGAAGCAGGAGTTGCAGGAATTATTGTCTCTAACCATGGAGCTCGGCAACTAGATTATGCTCCAGCTACTATTTCTGTTCTTGAAGAG GTTGTCCATGCTGTTCAAGGTAAAGTTCCAGTATATTTTGATGGAGGAGTGAGGCGAGGAACAGACATATTCAAGGCCTTAGCACTTGGCGCAAAAGCTGTCCTG ATTGGTCGAGCAGTTGTCTATGGCCTGGCAGCTAAGGGGGAGCGCGGGGTAAAGCAGGTTATTCAAATGCTCAAGAATGAACTTGAGTTAACAATGGCTCTTTCTGGCTGCTGCAGTGTCGATGACATAACAAGAAGCCATGTGAAAACAGAGAAAGAAAGGCTTATTTGTAGGATGTAG
- the LOC129893857 gene encoding peroxisomal (S)-2-hydroxyacid oxidase GLO4-like: MLSFLCCLNSPKVLPTLRISTLKENVEAFRRITIQPRILVDVSRIDMSTVILGHKTSAPIIVAPTASHQLAHPEGEVETARGAAACNVIMGLSFMSTCTVEEVASSCNAVRFFQTYVYKRRDITELMVRRAESNGFRAIILTADTPRLGRREADMNKMISPRLRNFEGHTSTEVVSDKGSNLEAYAAETLDPSLCWKDIAWLKSITKLPILIKGVLTGEDAMKAIKAGVVGIIVSNHGTRQLDYTPATISVLEEVVHAAQGKVPVLLDGGIRRGTDIFKALALGAKAVMIGLPGIYGLAAKGESGVKQVIEMLKNKLELTMALAGCCSVDDITRSHVKTDKERFLCRM, translated from the exons ATGCTAAGCTTCCTATGTTGTTTGAACTCTCCAAAAGTGCTTCCGACACTCAGGATCAGTACACTCAAAGAAAATGTTGAAGCATTTCGTAGAATCAC TATTCAGCCAAGAATACTTGTTGATGTGAGCAGAATAGACATGTCAACTGTTATACTCGGTCACAAGACATCGGCTCCAATTATAGTTGCCCCGACTGCTTCTCATCAATTGGCACATCCTGAAG GAGAAGTTGAAACAGCTAGAGGTGCTGCAGCATGTAATGTTATCATG GGATTGTCGTTTATGTCTACATGCACAGTGGAGGAGGTTGCTTCAAGCTGCAATGCTGTTCGCTTCTTTCAAACATAT GTTTACAAAAGGAGAGATATAACAGAACTTATGGTACGTCGAGCTGAGAGCAACGGGTTCAGGGCTATAATTCTCACTGCTGACACTCCAAGGCTTGGCAGAAGGGAAGCTGATATGAATAA GATGATTTCACCTCGATTAAGGAATTTTGAAGGTCATACATCAACTGAAGTTGTTTCT GACAAAGGATCAAATCTTGAAGCATATGCTGCAGAAACTCTTGATCCTTCACTTTGCTGGAAG GATATAGCGTGGCTAAAATCAATTACTAAGTTGCCAATTTTGATTAAGGGCGTTCTCACTGGTGAAGATG CAATGAAAGCAATTAAAGCAGGAGTTGTAGGAATTATCGTCTCGAACCATGGAACTCGGCAACTAGATTACACTCCAGCTACTATTTCTGTTCTTGAAGAG GTTGTCCATGCTGCTCAAGGTAAAGTTCCAGTTCTTCTTGATGGAGGAATTAGGCGAGGAACAGACATATTCAAGGCGTTAGCGCTAGGCGCAAAAGCTGTTATG ATTGGTCTACCGGGTATCTATGGCCTGGCTGCTAAGGGAGAATCTGGGGTAAAGCAAGTTATTGAAATGCTAAAGAATAAACTTGAGCTGACCATGGCTCTTGCTGGCTGCTGCAGTGTGGATGATATTACCAGAAGCCATGTTAAGACAGATAAAGAGAGGTTCCTTTGTAGGATGTAA
- the LOC129894168 gene encoding 3-oxoacyl-[acyl-carrier-protein] synthase II, chloroplastic-like isoform X2, which yields MVASSVASPLCTWLVAACMSVSSEKDQFWNSCCNFQSSKLLGRSGRRRKSITKCNSGSLGSSVNGYGMLSSWHTCFGFVPCEEYYKSEGLSASFSSLFAENAFSVFGFKQVPLNRRQRRMSSAAHSGKPMAVAVQPAKEATAKKKPLMRNRRVVVTGVGVVSPIGHDPDKFYSNLLEGISGISQIEAFDCSEFPSRIAGEIKEFSTDGWVAPKLSKRADKFMLYMLTAGKKALADGGITEDLLQDLDKARCGVLIGSALGGMQVFHDGIEALQVSYKKMNPFCVPFATSNMGAAMLAIDLGWMGPSYSISTACATSNFCILSAANHIIRGETDMMLCGGSDSAIIPIGLGGFTACGALSQRNSDPTRASCPWDVDRDGFVIGEGSGVLLLEELEHAKKRKAKIYAEFLGGSFTSDAYHMIEPHPEGSGVILCIEKALAQSGVKREDVNYINAHAASTPAGDLNEYLAILHCFKENPELKINSTKSMTGHLLGAAGAVEAIATVKLVPWKPSQQLRGHTYRLGPSKHQS from the exons ATGGTGGCTTCTTCTGTGGCCTCTCCACTCTGTACATGGCTCGTAGCAGCTTGCATGTCTGTATCCAGCGAAAAGGATCAATTTTGGAATTCTTGTTGTAATTTTCAGTCTTCGAAATTGCTGGGTAGGTCTGGTAGGAGAAGAAAATCGATTACCAAGTGCAACAGTGGGAGTTTGGGTTCTTCTGTGAATGGTTATGGAATGCTCAGTTCTTGGCATACTTGCTTTGGTTTTGTGCCCTGTGAGGAGTATTATAAATCCGAGGGATTGTCTGCTTcgttttcttctttatttgccGAAAATGCGTTTTCTGTATTTGGGTTTAAGCAGGTGCCATTGAATCGAAGGCAGAGGAGGATGAGTTCTGCTGCTCATTCTG GCAAACCCATGGCTGTGGCCGTGCAACCTGCAAAGGAAGCCACGGCAAAGAAGAAACCTCTTATGAGGAACAGGAGAGTTGTTGTGACCGGGGTTGGTGTAGTATCACCAATTGGTCATGATCCAGACAAGTTTTACAGTAATCTTCTTGAAGGCATCAGCGGCATAAGTCAGATTGAGGCATTTGACTGTTCTGAATTTCCCAGT AGAATTGCTGGGGAAATCAAGGAATTTTCGACTGATGGGTGGGTTGCACCTAAACTTTCTAAAAGAGCAGATAAATTCATGCTCTATATGCTTACTGCTGGAAAGAAAGCTTTGGCAGATGGTGGGATCACAGAAGACTTATTGCAGGACTTAGATAAGGCTAGATGTGGGGTTCTAATTGGCTCTGCTCTTGGGGGGATGCAG GTCTTCCATGATGGCATTGAGGCTTTACAGGTGTCGTACAAGAAGATGAATCCTTTCTGTGTACCTTTTGCAACATCCAATATGGGAGCTGCCATGCTTGCAATAGATTTG ggttggatgGGTCCAAGCTACTCAATCTCAACTGCATGTGCAACAAGTAACTTCTGTATATTAAGTGCTGCAAATCATATAATTAGAGGTGAAACA GATATGATGCTTTGTGGGGGTTCCGACTCGGCAATTATTCCTATAG GCTTGGGAGGTTTCACTGCTTGTGGAGCCCTGTCGCAGAGGAATAGTGATCCAACAAGGGCATCATGCCCTTGGGATGTG GATCGTGATGGATTTGTGATTGGGGAAGGATCGGGTGTCTTACTCTTAGAAGAACTTGAACATGCAAAG AAGAGAAAGGCTAAAATATATGCCGAGTTTTTGGGTGGAAGCTTCACTTCTGATGCTTATCACATGATAGAGCCACATCCAGAAG GAAGTGGAGTTATTCTCTGCATAGAAAAGGCCTTGGCTCAATCTGGGGTGAAGCGTGAAGATGTCAACTATATAAATGCTCATGCTGCATCAACCCCAGCCGGTGACCTGAACGAATACCTGGCCATTCTTCATTGTTTTAAGGAGAACCCAGAA cttaaaataaattcaacaaAGTCCATGACTGGTCACCTCCTTGGGGCTGCTGGTGCTGTGGAAGCCATTGCAACAGTTAAG cTGGTGCCATGGAAGCCATCACAACAGTTAAGAG gccataCATACAGGCTGGGTCCATCCAAACATCAATCTTGA
- the LOC129894168 gene encoding 3-oxoacyl-[acyl-carrier-protein] synthase II, chloroplastic-like isoform X1 yields MVASSVASPLCTWLVAACMSVSSEKDQFWNSCCNFQSSKLLGRSGRRRKSITKCNSGSLGSSVNGYGMLSSWHTCFGFVPCEEYYKSEGLSASFSSLFAENAFSVFGFKQVPLNRRQRRMSSAAHSGKPMAVAVQPAKEATAKKKPLMRNRRVVVTGVGVVSPIGHDPDKFYSNLLEGISGISQIEAFDCSEFPSRIAGEIKEFSTDGWVAPKLSKRADKFMLYMLTAGKKALADGGITEDLLQDLDKARCGVLIGSALGGMQVFHDGIEALQVSYKKMNPFCVPFATSNMGAAMLAIDLGWMGPSYSISTACATSNFCILSAANHIIRGETDMMLCGGSDSAIIPIGLGGFTACGALSQRNSDPTRASCPWDVDRDGFVIGEGSGVLLLEELEHAKKRKAKIYAEFLGGSFTSDAYHMIEPHPEGSGVILCIEKALAQSGVKREDVNYINAHAASTPAGDLNEYLAILHCFKENPELKINSTKSMTGHLLGAAGAVEAIATVKAIHTGWVHPNINLENPDKGLDMNVLVGSKKERLDIKVALSNSFGFGGHNSSILFAPYKNV; encoded by the exons ATGGTGGCTTCTTCTGTGGCCTCTCCACTCTGTACATGGCTCGTAGCAGCTTGCATGTCTGTATCCAGCGAAAAGGATCAATTTTGGAATTCTTGTTGTAATTTTCAGTCTTCGAAATTGCTGGGTAGGTCTGGTAGGAGAAGAAAATCGATTACCAAGTGCAACAGTGGGAGTTTGGGTTCTTCTGTGAATGGTTATGGAATGCTCAGTTCTTGGCATACTTGCTTTGGTTTTGTGCCCTGTGAGGAGTATTATAAATCCGAGGGATTGTCTGCTTcgttttcttctttatttgccGAAAATGCGTTTTCTGTATTTGGGTTTAAGCAGGTGCCATTGAATCGAAGGCAGAGGAGGATGAGTTCTGCTGCTCATTCTG GCAAACCCATGGCTGTGGCCGTGCAACCTGCAAAGGAAGCCACGGCAAAGAAGAAACCTCTTATGAGGAACAGGAGAGTTGTTGTGACCGGGGTTGGTGTAGTATCACCAATTGGTCATGATCCAGACAAGTTTTACAGTAATCTTCTTGAAGGCATCAGCGGCATAAGTCAGATTGAGGCATTTGACTGTTCTGAATTTCCCAGT AGAATTGCTGGGGAAATCAAGGAATTTTCGACTGATGGGTGGGTTGCACCTAAACTTTCTAAAAGAGCAGATAAATTCATGCTCTATATGCTTACTGCTGGAAAGAAAGCTTTGGCAGATGGTGGGATCACAGAAGACTTATTGCAGGACTTAGATAAGGCTAGATGTGGGGTTCTAATTGGCTCTGCTCTTGGGGGGATGCAG GTCTTCCATGATGGCATTGAGGCTTTACAGGTGTCGTACAAGAAGATGAATCCTTTCTGTGTACCTTTTGCAACATCCAATATGGGAGCTGCCATGCTTGCAATAGATTTG ggttggatgGGTCCAAGCTACTCAATCTCAACTGCATGTGCAACAAGTAACTTCTGTATATTAAGTGCTGCAAATCATATAATTAGAGGTGAAACA GATATGATGCTTTGTGGGGGTTCCGACTCGGCAATTATTCCTATAG GCTTGGGAGGTTTCACTGCTTGTGGAGCCCTGTCGCAGAGGAATAGTGATCCAACAAGGGCATCATGCCCTTGGGATGTG GATCGTGATGGATTTGTGATTGGGGAAGGATCGGGTGTCTTACTCTTAGAAGAACTTGAACATGCAAAG AAGAGAAAGGCTAAAATATATGCCGAGTTTTTGGGTGGAAGCTTCACTTCTGATGCTTATCACATGATAGAGCCACATCCAGAAG GAAGTGGAGTTATTCTCTGCATAGAAAAGGCCTTGGCTCAATCTGGGGTGAAGCGTGAAGATGTCAACTATATAAATGCTCATGCTGCATCAACCCCAGCCGGTGACCTGAACGAATACCTGGCCATTCTTCATTGTTTTAAGGAGAACCCAGAA cttaaaataaattcaacaaAGTCCATGACTGGTCACCTCCTTGGGGCTGCTGGTGCTGTGGAAGCCATTGCAACAGTTAAG gccataCATACAGGCTGGGTCCATCCAAACATCAATCTTGAGAACCCTGACAAAGGCTTG GATATGAATGTGCTGGTGGGCTCTAAGAAGGAGCGCTTGGATATCAAGGTTGCACTCTCTAACTCATTTGGCTTTGGAGGACACAACTCATCTATTCTATTTGCGCCTTATAAGAATGTCTAA
- the LOC129894440 gene encoding uncharacterized protein LOC129894440, whose translation MEESIEYQKKSWIALKKSINGLLNKINKANIKHIIPELFRENLIRGRGLFCRSIMKSQLNSPIFTDAFAALVAVVNTKFPQIGELLCKRIILQLQRAYNSNNKPQTLATIKFIGHLVNQQVVHQLIALELVTLLLDKPTDDSVDVAVGFVKECGSMLQDLCPLGLHGIFERFRGILHEGEIDKRVQFLIEDLFALRKHKFQPAVPPELDLVEQEDQLTHEISLGDKVDPQIELDVFKPDPSFVENEIKYEGLQKRILFLGGGGSDQDEESEDEDEQSMIIEDETETNLINLRRTIYLTIMSSAEFEEAGYKLLKIRLEPGQEMELCVMLLECCSQEKIFLHYYALLGQRLCMINKVHQENFEKSFVQQYSMIHRLETNKMRNVAKFFAHLLGTDALPWHVLAYLRLTEEGTTSSSRIFIKILFQELSGHLGIRMLNERLSDPSMQMSFESIFPKDNPKNTRFAINFFTSIGLGGITEKLRDYLKNMPRLILHQDKRVSRSGESDDDRQRRS comes from the coding sequence ATGGAAGAAAGCATAGAATACCAAAAGAAGAGTTGGATTGCTCTAAAAAAGAGCATAAATGGGCTGCTCAATAAAATCAATAAAGCCAACATAAAACACATCATTCCCGAATTGTTTAGAGAGAATTTAATCCGTGGTAGGGGCTTGTTTTGCAGATCAATTATGAAATCACAattgaattctcctattttcaCTGATGCTTTTGCAGCATTGGTCGCCGTTGTTAACACCAAATTCCCTCAAATTGGTGAACTTTTGTGTAAGAGGATCATTCTGCAATTGCAAAGAGCctataacagtaataataaacCTCAGACGTTAGCAACCATAAAATTTATTGGTCATCTTGTCAATCAGCAAGTTGTTCACCAACTTATAGCTTTGGAATTAGTTACACTTTTACTCGATAAACCTAcagatgatagtgttgatgttgctgttgGTTTCGTTAAGGAATGTGGTTCCATGCTTCAAGATCTGTGTCCCTTAGGATTGCACGGTATTTTTGAGCGATTCCGCGGAATACTTCATGAAGGAGAAATAGATAAGAGGGTTCAGTTCTTAATTGAAGATCTTTTTGCTTTGCGGAAACACAAGTTTCAGCCAGCTGTTCCTCCGGAACTTGACCTTGTTGAGCAGGAAGATCAATTAACACATGAAATCTCTCTCGGAGACAAGGTAGACCCGCAAATTGAATTAGATGTTTTCAAGCCGGATCCTAGTTTTGTCgaaaatgaaataaagtatGAAGGATTACAGAAGAGGATTCTATTTctaggtggtggtggtagtgatCAGGATGAAGAATCTGAGGACGAAGACGAGCAATCGATGATAATTGAAGATGAGACAGAGACAAACTTGATCAATCTTCGGAGGACGATTTACTTAACAATTATGTCAAGTGCTGAGTTTGAAGAAGCAGGGTATAAGCTGTTGAAAATCAGACTAGAGCCTGGTCAGGAGATGGAGTTATGCGTAATGTTATTGGAGTGCTGCAGTCAGGAGAAGATATTTCTCCATTACTATGCACTTTTGGGGCAGCGGTTATGCATGATCAACAAAGTTCACCAGGAGAATTTCGAGAAATCATTCGTGCAGCAATACTCGATGATCCACCGActtgaaacaaataaaatgcGTAATGTGGCAAAGTTTTTTGCTCATTTACTAGGTACTGATGCATTgccttggcatgttttggcttATTTAAGATTGACAGAAGAGGGTACTACGTCTTCCTCTCGTATATTCATCAAAATCTTATTCCAGGAGTTGTCAGGGCACCTTGGCATCCGTATGTTGAATGAGCGTCTTAGTGACCCGTCTATGCAAATGTCGTTTGAGTCTATATTTCCAAAGGATAATCCCAAAAATACGAGGTTTGCTATCAACTTCTTCACATCCATTGGTCTAGGTGGGATAACTGAAAAGCTGCGAGACTATCTGAAGAACATGCCAAGGCTTATCTTGCACCAAGACAAGCGTGTTTCCAGATCAGGTGAATCAGATGATGATCGTCAAAGGAGAAGTTAA
- the LOC129894441 gene encoding 25.3 kDa vesicle transport protein SEC22-1, whose amino-acid sequence MVKLTLIARVTDGLPLAEGLDDGRDVPDADFYKQQVKALFKNLSMRQNDASRMSVETGPYIFHYIIEGHVCYLTMCDRSYPKKLAFQYLEDLKNEFERVNGSQIETAARPYAFIKFDTFIQKTKKLYQDTRTQRNISKLNDELYEVHQIMTRNVQEVLGVGEKLDQVSQMSSRLTSESRIYADKAKDLNRQALIRKWAPVAIVLGVVILFFWLRTKIW is encoded by the exons ATGGTGAAGTTGACTTTGATTGCTCGTGTGACTGATGGTCTTCCTTTAGCCGAGGGGCTGGATGATGGTCGTGATGTTCCAGATGCAGATTTCTACAAACAGCAGGTCAAGGCCTTATTCAAGAACCTATCAATGCGCCAAAATGACGCTTCGAGGATGTCTGTCGAAACTGGACCTTATATCTTCCA TTATATCATTGAAGGGCATGTTTGTTATCTGACAATGTGTGATCGCTCTTATCCCAAGAAACTTGCCTTTCAATACCTAGAGGACCTTAAGAATGAGTTTGAGCGCGTCAATGGGAGTCAAATTGAAACTGCTGCTAGACCATATGCTTTTATTAAATTTG ATACATTCATACAGAAGACGAAGAAACTGTACCAGGATACTAGAACTCAACGCAATATTTCTAAGTTGAATGATGAGCTTTACGAAGTTCATCAGATAATGACTCGAAATGTACAAGAAGTTCTTGGCGTTGGTGAAAAGTTGGACC AGGTCAGTCAGATGTCTAGCCGCTTGACATCTGAATCCCGGATATATGCTGATAAAGCGAAAGATCTGAACCGTCAG GCTTTGATTCGAAAATGGGCTCCCGTTGCTATTGTACTTGGAGTTGTCATTCTCTTCTTCTGGCTTAGAACAAAGATTTGGTGA